TGGTTTCTGTTATGAGTGCCGCATTTCCAGGCATTTTGGTGTATTTGGTGTTATGGCTATTAATCCCTAAACAAGCAAATACGTTTAGTTTTTCCGAGCAAGCAGAACCGCCGGTGATCCGTACCATCAAGGATGACCGCGAAATCCAACGTCGCTAACACAATATACTTTTTGGTCGCTACGGCTGTTTCCCTAATGCAGCCGTAGCTTTTTTTTACATATTGCGCTGCTGATGAAGCGCTTGTTGTAATGCTGCGATCATATCGGCACGGCTCACAATACCCACCAAATGCTGCTGTTCCACCACGGCAATATAATTAAATGATCTTTCGACAAAATAAGGCACCAGATCATCAATCGGCTGTTGAGGCTGAACAGTTACGACTTGCCGGTTCATAATTTGTTGCACTTCATGTTCCCACGATGCCCGCGGATCTGCTGCCCTCTTGAACCACTCGACGATTTCGTACAATGCCAACGTACCGACCAGCTGATTCTCTGTATTCACCACCGGCAAACTCATCAGATTAACCTGTTTAAATTTATCCAGTGCCAGATGGATATCATCCTGTGCATGTAGCCGGATCACATCTTTACTCATAATGTCCTGACAGGTAAATTCACTCACAGCACGAGCATTGGCCTGTTCCTGAGCCTGCAAGATGATGTTTTGTAAATCGTATTCGCTAATGTCGAGCAGTTGGGTTTGATGTTCCAATACATTCTGGATGTCTTGTGGCTGAATGGTAACTTTCTGGGTCGGTGTAGGATCGGCAGAACGCGGATTGAGT
This portion of the Acinetobacter sp. GSS19 genome encodes:
- a CDS encoding HPP family protein, which gives rise to MRTADWEWLNRLKPDFKILPLRERLLCALGALLGLAISSLISWYALDGLNVWYIAPMGASSVLLFAVPSSPLAQPWNVLVGNTLAGILGVSCALWLPDLTAAFSVAVGVAIFLMLSTDSLHPPSGAVAITAVLGGDAVHALGYHFVFYPVLLNSVLLLLFAIGFNHLRGKHYPHPGQLNPRSADPTPTQKVTIQPQDIQNVLEHQTQLLDISEYDLQNIILQAQEQANARAVSEFTCQDIMSKDVIRLHAQDDIHLALDKFKQVNLMSLPVVNTENQLVGTLALYEIVEWFKRAADPRASWEHEVQQIMNRQVVTVQPQQPIDDLVPYFVERSFNYIAVVEQQHLVGIVSRADMIAALQQALHQQRNM